A stretch of Bradyrhizobium diazoefficiens DNA encodes these proteins:
- a CDS encoding PsiF family protein: MTLASRLAIVAIASLFATGTAFAQTAAPAAKTDATTTTDKKAPKEHSAESLECSKQADAKGLHGKERKKFRSECIKTAKGGMAAPAAADKK; encoded by the coding sequence TCGCCATCGTTGCGATCGCCTCCCTGTTCGCCACCGGCACCGCCTTCGCGCAGACCGCGGCGCCGGCCGCGAAGACCGATGCCACCACGACCACCGACAAGAAGGCACCGAAGGAGCACTCGGCCGAGTCGCTCGAATGCTCCAAGCAGGCGGACGCCAAGGGCCTGCATGGCAAGGAGCGCAAGAAATTCCGTTCCGAGTGCATCAAGACGGCCAAGGGCGGAATGGCTGCACCGGCTGCCGCCGACAAGAAGTAA
- a CDS encoding AbrB family transcriptional regulator, with protein MKQITASLPFEWPSRAKLLRTAETLVIGAAGGLTFLAAGLPGGLISGSMIAVGIAAIAGRQLSVPPLLTQTVLVLLGISLGSVVSRHLIEQVSAYPLTIGLLALATFCSTFGSSYYLQRAHGWDRTSAFLAGSPGALSQITILAVERGADLPGIAVVQTMRVIILTAALPMVLAIAGVAPSVAPSLTTAIASPLDLLELVAASLAASLLLRLIKFPASWMFGAMIGSSVLHGAGWVEGGLPNWVRGVALVGIGALIGSRFARMRIKTLAGHINAALGSFAVAIAVSAIFVGIAALTTQVKFSDVVVAFAPGAMDAMLALALTLHIDPIFVGAHHLSRFVFVTIATPGIVHLFGRTQDDVDD; from the coding sequence GTGAAGCAAATCACCGCCTCCCTGCCGTTCGAATGGCCAAGCCGCGCCAAGCTCTTGCGCACGGCGGAGACGCTCGTCATCGGCGCCGCCGGCGGCCTTACGTTCCTGGCTGCGGGCCTTCCGGGCGGCTTGATCTCGGGATCGATGATCGCGGTCGGGATAGCCGCCATCGCCGGGCGCCAGCTTTCGGTGCCGCCGCTCCTGACCCAGACAGTGCTGGTGCTGCTCGGCATTTCGCTGGGCTCCGTCGTGTCGCGCCATTTGATTGAGCAGGTCAGTGCCTATCCGCTGACCATCGGACTATTAGCGCTCGCCACCTTCTGCTCCACTTTCGGCTCGAGCTATTACCTCCAGCGCGCCCATGGCTGGGACCGCACCTCGGCCTTCCTCGCCGGCAGCCCGGGGGCGCTGTCGCAGATCACGATCCTGGCGGTCGAGCGCGGCGCCGATCTGCCGGGCATCGCGGTGGTACAGACCATGCGTGTCATCATCCTCACCGCGGCACTGCCGATGGTGCTGGCGATTGCGGGCGTCGCGCCCTCCGTCGCGCCGTCGCTCACGACGGCGATTGCCTCGCCACTCGATCTTCTCGAACTGGTTGCCGCTTCGCTGGCGGCTTCGCTCCTGCTGCGGCTGATCAAATTTCCGGCGAGTTGGATGTTCGGCGCGATGATCGGCTCCAGCGTGCTGCACGGCGCAGGCTGGGTCGAGGGCGGCCTGCCGAACTGGGTGCGCGGCGTCGCGCTGGTCGGCATCGGCGCACTGATCGGCAGCCGCTTCGCCCGGATGCGGATCAAGACGCTGGCTGGCCACATCAACGCAGCGCTGGGCTCGTTTGCGGTCGCCATCGCCGTTTCCGCGATCTTCGTCGGCATCGCCGCGCTCACCACGCAGGTGAAATTTTCCGACGTCGTCGTCGCCTTCGCGCCCGGCGCGATGGACGCGATGCTGGCGCTGGCCCTCACGCTGCATATCGACCCGATCTTCGTCGGCGCCCACCACCTCTCACGCTTCGTGTTCGTGACGATCGCCACCCCGGGCATCGTGCACCTGTTCGGCCGCACGCAGGACGACGTGGACGATTAG
- a CDS encoding pyridoxamine 5'-phosphate oxidase family protein: MTAAAHVYASDVAFTPAVKSIQTRKGSREGYACAEQRGWRTEVDESLATFLSDANSFYFATASADGQPYIQHRGGPKGFLKVLDKQTLAFADYAGNQQYLTQGNLSENPKAYIFMMDYAHRRRVKIWGEARVVEDDDALTDSLMPKGYRARPEQVIVFKIAAWDTNCPQHIPQKFDAPDVAAALAARDQRIAELEAQVAALKGQATREEG; this comes from the coding sequence ATGACAGCAGCAGCACACGTTTATGCGAGCGATGTCGCCTTCACGCCGGCCGTCAAATCGATCCAGACCCGCAAAGGTTCGCGCGAGGGATATGCCTGCGCCGAGCAGCGCGGCTGGCGCACCGAGGTCGACGAGAGCCTGGCGACCTTCCTCTCCGATGCCAACAGCTTCTATTTCGCCACTGCCTCAGCGGACGGCCAGCCTTACATCCAGCATCGCGGCGGCCCGAAGGGTTTTCTGAAGGTGCTGGACAAGCAGACGCTCGCCTTTGCCGACTATGCCGGCAACCAGCAATACCTGACTCAGGGAAACCTCTCTGAGAACCCCAAGGCCTACATCTTCATGATGGACTACGCCCATCGCCGCCGGGTGAAGATCTGGGGCGAGGCGCGTGTGGTCGAGGACGACGATGCGCTGACGGACTCCCTGATGCCGAAAGGATATAGGGCACGGCCCGAGCAGGTGATCGTGTTCAAGATCGCGGCGTGGGACACCAACTGCCCGCAGCACATTCCGCAGAAGTTCGACGCCCCCGATGTGGCGGCGGCGTTAGCGGCGCGGGATCAACGGATTGCGGAGCTCGAGGCGCAGGTTGCGGCGCTGAAAGGGCAAGCGACGCGAGAGGAGGGCTAA
- a CDS encoding LysR family transcriptional regulator, with protein MDRLEAMHVFVTVADLRGFAPAARKLRLSPSAVTRLIAALEEHLGARLLQRTTRQVRLTDVGTRYLERARRILADVEEADGSAREERNRPSGRLVVSAPVGFGRLHVGPVMTAYLKRYPEVASELRLSDNLVNLVEDAVDAAVRIGHLADSSLVARQVGEMRRITVATPGYLKRHGEPKTPEALLAHQTIRFGPAPAWRFAQDGRDIEVTPSPRFTSNSADAALQYAEAGGGVTRVLAYQAADGLKRGRLKILLAKYEQPALPIHIVYPTSRLLSAKVRAFIDLVVETADWRFG; from the coding sequence ATGGACCGCCTCGAAGCCATGCATGTCTTCGTCACCGTCGCCGATCTGCGCGGCTTTGCGCCGGCGGCTCGAAAACTGAGGCTGTCGCCCTCGGCCGTGACAAGGCTGATCGCGGCACTTGAGGAGCATCTTGGTGCGCGGCTGCTGCAGCGAACCACCCGGCAGGTGAGATTGACCGACGTCGGCACGCGCTATCTGGAACGCGCGCGGCGGATCCTGGCCGACGTCGAGGAGGCCGACGGCTCGGCGCGGGAGGAGCGCAACCGGCCGAGCGGACGGCTCGTGGTATCGGCACCGGTCGGCTTCGGCCGGCTTCATGTCGGCCCAGTCATGACCGCCTATCTCAAGCGGTATCCAGAGGTGGCCAGCGAACTCAGGCTGTCGGATAACCTCGTCAATCTCGTGGAAGACGCCGTCGACGCCGCAGTACGGATCGGCCATCTCGCCGACTCCTCGCTGGTCGCGCGCCAGGTCGGCGAGATGCGGCGGATCACGGTGGCCACGCCAGGCTATCTGAAGCGCCACGGCGAGCCGAAGACGCCGGAAGCGCTGCTCGCGCATCAGACCATCCGGTTCGGCCCCGCGCCGGCGTGGCGTTTCGCGCAGGATGGCCGCGATATCGAGGTGACACCGTCTCCACGCTTCACCAGCAACAGTGCCGACGCTGCCCTGCAATATGCCGAGGCCGGCGGCGGTGTGACGCGCGTGCTGGCCTATCAAGCCGCCGATGGCTTGAAACGTGGGCGGCTGAAGATCCTGCTGGCGAAATACGAGCAGCCGGCGCTGCCGATCCACATCGTCTATCCAACCTCGCGCCTGCTCTCGGCCAAGGTGCGCGCGTTCATCGATCTCGTGGTGGAGACGGCGGATTGGAGGTTCGGGTAA
- a CDS encoding PaaI family thioesterase encodes MTDTDVPEGFQPHLRESPLTEPWKPLYAKKTDKAVIIGLRLARPHTNGRGLIHGGLIAALADNAMGYSCAQATNWTTSFVTISLSVDFVGSAEIGQWLAVESDVIRTGSTICFAQCLAMADDAVIARASGTFRVVPKRT; translated from the coding sequence ATGACCGACACCGACGTTCCCGAAGGCTTCCAGCCGCATCTGCGCGAGAGCCCGCTCACCGAGCCGTGGAAGCCGCTCTACGCGAAGAAAACCGACAAGGCCGTCATCATTGGCCTGCGGCTCGCAAGACCGCACACCAACGGCCGCGGCCTGATCCACGGAGGCCTGATCGCCGCGCTCGCCGACAATGCCATGGGCTATAGCTGCGCGCAGGCGACGAACTGGACCACATCGTTCGTGACGATCTCGCTTTCGGTGGATTTCGTCGGCTCCGCCGAAATTGGCCAGTGGCTCGCGGTCGAAAGCGACGTCATCAGGACGGGCAGCACGATCTGCTTCGCGCAGTGCCTGGCGATGGCCGACGATGCCGTCATCGCGCGGGCGAGCGGGACGTTCCGGGTGGTGCCGAAGAGAACGTAG
- the pobA gene encoding 4-hydroxybenzoate 3-monooxygenase: MRTKVAIIGAGPAGLLLGQLLHQYGIENLILERQSPDYVLGRIRAGLLEEGTVGLLDQVGAGVRAHAEGLVHEGIELAFSGRRHRIDMKGATGKTVMIYGQTEVTLDLMNARKAAGLTTVYEARNVQPHDFDGSHPRVTWATDGVTHTLDCDFIAGCDGFHGVSRASVPASAIEEFERVYPFGWLGILSETPPVSHELIYSNHARGFALCTMRSMKRSRHYLQCSLDDHVDQWPDDRFWDELKRRLDQEAADNLITGPSIEKSIAPLRSFVAEPMRFGKMFLCGDAAHIVPPTGAKGLNLAASDAHYLSSALREFYDEKSSAGIDAYSAKALARVWKAVRFSWWMTSMLHKFPDTGTIGARIQLAELDYVTQSQAAMTSLSENYVGLAF; this comes from the coding sequence TTGCGGACAAAAGTCGCAATCATCGGGGCCGGCCCGGCGGGATTGTTGCTTGGTCAACTTCTGCACCAATACGGCATCGAGAATCTCATTCTTGAGCGGCAAAGCCCGGACTACGTGCTGGGCCGCATCCGCGCCGGCCTGCTGGAGGAGGGGACTGTCGGTCTGCTCGACCAGGTCGGCGCCGGCGTGCGGGCGCATGCGGAGGGGCTGGTGCATGAGGGCATCGAGCTCGCCTTTTCCGGCCGCCGTCATCGCATCGACATGAAGGGCGCGACCGGCAAGACGGTCATGATCTACGGCCAGACCGAGGTCACGCTCGACCTGATGAATGCGCGCAAGGCTGCCGGCCTCACGACAGTCTACGAGGCCAGGAATGTGCAGCCGCACGATTTCGACGGCAGTCACCCGCGCGTAACCTGGGCCACGGACGGCGTTACCCACACGCTCGATTGCGATTTCATCGCCGGCTGCGACGGTTTTCACGGCGTCAGCCGCGCCAGCGTCCCGGCCTCGGCGATCGAGGAGTTCGAGCGGGTCTATCCGTTCGGCTGGCTCGGCATCCTGTCCGAGACGCCGCCGGTCAGCCACGAGTTGATCTATTCCAACCATGCCCGCGGCTTCGCACTCTGCACCATGCGCTCGATGAAACGCAGCCGGCATTACCTGCAGTGCTCGCTCGACGACCATGTCGATCAATGGCCCGACGATCGCTTCTGGGACGAGCTCAAACGCCGGCTCGATCAGGAGGCGGCCGATAACCTGATCACCGGCCCCTCGATCGAGAAGAGCATCGCGCCCTTGCGCAGCTTCGTCGCCGAGCCGATGCGCTTCGGCAAGATGTTTTTGTGCGGCGATGCCGCGCACATCGTGCCGCCGACCGGCGCCAAGGGACTGAACCTCGCGGCTAGCGATGCGCATTATCTGTCGAGCGCCCTCCGCGAGTTCTACGACGAGAAATCCAGCGCCGGGATCGATGCCTATTCCGCCAAGGCGCTGGCGCGGGTCTGGAAGGCGGTGCGCTTCTCCTGGTGGATGACCTCGATGCTGCACAAATTCCCCGATACAGGCACCATCGGCGCACGCATCCAGCTCGCCGAGCTCGACTACGTCACGCAATCGCAGGCGGCGATGACCTCGCTGTCGGAGAATTATGTGGGACTGGCGTTCTGA
- a CDS encoding TRAP transporter substrate-binding protein encodes MRKACLALLLAASVTPALAQDKTVDLKVSHWVPASHPLQKSLEDWVAAVNKDSGGTITGKVFPAQQLGKAFDHYDMARDGIADVTYVNPGYQPGRFPIIGAGELPFLISDAKGGSEGLDAWYRKYAEKEMKDVKYCLAFVHSPSSFHSRTKKIVMPEDVKGMKIRPAHATMANFVTSLGGTNVQSSAPEVRDIIERGVADAVTFPWGSLVLFGIDKVTKYDMDAPLYTTTFVFVMNKDKYNAMSDKQKAAIDKNCSTEMAGVVGEHWGKFEDAGIDKVKAEAGHEVYKLTPDQTAAWKKAAEPLVRTWADGAKKAGADPDAALADLKASLKKYNALAE; translated from the coding sequence ATGAGGAAAGCTTGTCTGGCTTTGCTGCTGGCAGCAAGCGTGACGCCTGCACTCGCGCAGGACAAGACCGTCGACCTGAAGGTCTCGCACTGGGTGCCGGCGTCCCACCCGCTACAGAAATCTTTGGAAGACTGGGTCGCCGCGGTGAACAAGGATTCTGGCGGCACCATCACTGGTAAAGTGTTTCCGGCCCAGCAGCTCGGCAAGGCGTTCGATCATTACGACATGGCGCGCGACGGCATTGCCGACGTCACCTACGTCAATCCCGGCTACCAGCCCGGACGCTTTCCGATCATCGGTGCCGGCGAATTGCCGTTCCTGATCTCGGACGCCAAGGGCGGTTCGGAGGGCCTGGACGCCTGGTATCGCAAATATGCCGAGAAGGAGATGAAGGACGTCAAATACTGCCTCGCTTTCGTCCACTCGCCCTCCTCGTTCCACTCCCGCACCAAGAAGATCGTGATGCCGGAGGACGTGAAGGGGATGAAGATCCGTCCCGCACACGCCACCATGGCGAATTTCGTCACCTCGCTTGGCGGCACCAACGTGCAGTCGTCTGCACCCGAAGTGCGCGACATCATCGAGCGCGGCGTCGCCGACGCCGTCACTTTCCCGTGGGGCTCGCTGGTGCTGTTCGGCATCGACAAGGTGACCAAGTACGACATGGACGCGCCGCTCTACACCACGACCTTCGTGTTCGTAATGAACAAGGACAAATACAATGCGATGTCCGACAAGCAGAAGGCCGCGATCGACAAGAACTGCTCGACCGAGATGGCCGGCGTGGTCGGCGAGCATTGGGGCAAGTTCGAGGACGCCGGCATCGACAAGGTGAAGGCGGAAGCAGGTCACGAGGTCTACAAGCTGACCCCCGACCAGACCGCCGCCTGGAAGAAGGCCGCCGAGCCGCTGGTCAGGACCTGGGCCGACGGCGCCAAGAAGGCCGGCGCCGATCCAGATGCCGCACTTGCGGACCTCAAGGCGTCGCTGAAGAAGTACAACGCGCTGGCGGAGTAG